ctccttccttaactgggggagtggggtggggtaggggccACATCAGCTCACAGGAGAGATTCCCCATTGTAACCTGGATGGGGTGAAGCCATGGCAACAGCGATGTCAGAAACCCATCCAGAGCAGGGAGAGCTGCCCCTCCCCAAAGTAATCAGGAATGGACCCCTGGTATCCTTCTTTTGGGCTGTTACCTCAGCACCAGCCTCCCCCACTGTCAGAATCTTCTGGATACCTTAGAGAAGAAAGCCTTAGAACATTGTCAACTAGTGGGTGTCACAGTTTGGCTCTGTGACCTAAGGGACAGGTCAGCTGTGGTAAGGGGCTCTGTCCATTTACCTCTGGGGAAGATTTCAGcccatttcttcttcccttttcctcatctgcaaagtgaagTTAATCAAAACCCCACCTCAGTGTATAACCCCACCCTTTATagctttttactgtatttttcttattcctttttccTTTACTTCTCCCTAAAGTAATACACAGACAGTAAGCTAGCTGCTGCTGTTTATTTATTGATATAGAAAGAAGCTCACAACATATATTATTTGCTGAAAAAATACAGACTTTAGAACAACACTTATATTTGCTCACTCTTATCTATACATAGGATACATAGGTAAAGGGAACTACCTAGAAGGACATTCATCAAAGGGTTGACAATGATTATTTAAGGGTTGGAGGTTTTGGGGTAATTTGTACATTTTGCACTtatctttattgttttaatatttaacaaTAAATTATATCATTTTCACAGAGAATAAAGGCATCAAGGAAAGGGGTGCACGCAGAGGGTAGACCCTCAGGCAGCAGGGGATTAGTAGCAAGGATGGAGGTCAGGCCATCTCCCCCCACTATACCAATATTCATCCTCCATCCCAAAAGAAAGCTGCTTTGTGGATTATGTGATTAGAAGCATCCTCCCCCTCATTTTTCCCATTGCtggactctgcatataggttaggGTTCACTTAAAGCTGGGGGCTAGCACCTCACTGCTCAAAAGGGTCGCTGGGTTCAACAGGGGCCTCTCTTGACCTCTCCTCCGTATGTGCCAGCTCCTGCAGGGTAATGATCAGATTTTCAAATATCTGGGCCTTGTTGCTCTCATTGTCACAGGTTTCCTTTGAGTGGCCCTCTTCACCACAATATGAACAGCGAATTGTGTGTTTTCGCTTCCTGGTTCTACGCATATTCCCAGGACCATCATTCTTATACCCAGAACCCCCACTGGTGCAAGGAGATGGAAGCTGGGAATTGTTGGGGGAATCAATGATTAGCACTTGATCCTGAGGTCTGGCCCTGCGTCTGGGGGGAGAAGAATCCGAGAATGAAAGTGGAAGGTCCTGAGACTCCCCCACCAGGATCACATCctcatctgagtcatcaggggtATCATCTATCTCGATCACGTTACAGTCTTTATTATCAATCACTATGCGTGGGGAGCCCCCAAATGCCACTGGGCTAGTTGCCCTTGCCACTACTGACTCAGATCTCTTGGCCCGCTTCTGTTTAATGAAAGTGTCATCCCAATCCTCTTCCTCCCTTATCATCCTGATTAACTCCAGGAAACTGGGGAGACGTTCCTGCTCATTTGCATACATCCTGAGAAGATTCTTCAGCCTGAAGCGCAGGTCCCCATTCAGCTCGGCCCCTAGAAGGAACTGGTGCAGGCGAGACTGGTTGGCATCTTTCTGAGCTATGATGCCTGCCTGAATAGCATTCTGGAGCTGCACCTCTAAACGGATCACATAAAGGGAGGCTTTCTCCCCTTGCGCCTGCAGGGTGTTAAAAAATTTACTATGAGCAGTCACACTGCTTTCAGACTCCCCAAACACCAATTTCATGGCGTGCAAGAAATCTGCCACACTGAGGTTGGGGTTGGCCGCCTGCAGCAAAAGCATCACCTCCCGCGCGGGGCCCCTCAGGGTTTTAATCAAGCGCCTGAGCTTTTCCTCTTCAGACATATTCCAATCTGGCAAGACCTCATTGACTTGGATCAGCCAGTTCTCAAAAGTTTCTTCCCCCTGGGCTGGCACCACCCTCCCCGAGAACAATTTCAGGTTTCTCTCTGCCAGGATGGCCATTAGAGGACCAAGACTCCTCTCCAGAGACCTTAGCATAGAATGGGCCCAAGGTGGCAAGGATGCGTTCTGCCGCCGGCTGTTACCCACGCGCGCAATAATGCTAGTCATGACGGACGATGACTGGGTCTCTAAATGTTAACAAGATGCTCAGACTTTTACAAAAAGCCTAATCTGCAGGCGTGCTGGGGGGTTCTGTCGTCCTCCTAATCTCAGTAGGAactgtaaaaaagaaacaaacgaaacaaaacaaaaaacgggAGCAGGGgttattttttcccttcctgaATATCCTACAGTACATTTTATATCTGCCCACTACCCTAAAAATATCCCCCAGGAGACTGGCAATTAATTACAACCTCACGGAGCCAGCCGGAGTCTCCTGTTAGCAGGATGCTTTTTACAGCCACTTCTATCCCTTCCCTCCGTTCCTTCAAGAGGGACGGCAACTGTTGCTTCTAAGTGTAATAGTGTATGGAGAGGATAGTGGGCTCTCAAAATAGAGCACTGCGGTCACAGCTTTGTGGGAATAAATAAGATCTCATTAACCTCTTGGTCTCCGGTCTCAACCCACACCCCCTTCTTAaagtccaccccccaccccgccccgctatTTCTCAGATCCTTACAGGAGCTCAGGAGCAAGTGCGCGCCTTTATTTTACTTCCAGCTTCTGCAACCTGTGGCCTCCGTGGGAAAGCTCGCCTCTGGGCTTCAACCGATCGTTGTCCACCGAGGGTCGCCGATCCGGGACCTCAGGGCGTCAAGACTGCGCCGCCGCAGAGGGCatggcagggaggggaagggtCAGAAACAGCCTCATTCCTCATCCCGcttcctcctccccgccccccccacccctcacccgcCTCCGCAGTAGCCAGGTGGAAAActccttctcccaccttctgAATACAAGCCAAAGAAGGCCCCCCATTCCATTTCCCCCGGGGAAATCGTCGTCCTACCAGCTCTGTAATCAGCCGCACAGAATTCAAGTTCAGCTTTGGCTCTGATGGCCTGCCACCGAGAAAGAACATCGGAGTTGGAGACGCACATCCACATATTCCTCCCGCCGGAAGGGATGAGGAGATGCAAAGGGGATTCAAGGCAGACAGTTTGCGATTCTCCCACCTCCCAAACGCGCCCTTTGCCACCTCCCCCTTAAAACGCCCCCTTTCTCAGTCCAGGCAAATCCTACCCATTCGGCAGCATCCAGTGGAACCCCACCTCCTCCCTCAGCGCAGCCAGGCGGCGGGAGGGCTCCTTCCCCTGCCGCGCAACCCTCGATTCCCTAAACTGGGAGCCGCCAGTCCTGGTAGGgcttccccctcctctctccgCGCGAGGCAATCTTGCCCCCCTTTCTTCACCTGTGTTGGGCTGGTGGGCAGCGGACGCTCTGGTGTCGACAGCTGCGTCTCCGCCTTCGGTCTCCGCGGCCCTACAGGGGAAAAGGATGGGCGCCTCCTCAGCCGCTGAGCTAGCCGGGACCACCCGATGAAGCTGCTTCGCACTGCCGCCCTGAGACTGGTAGCCGAGTCGAGACAGCACGGTTCCCACGGCAGCCGCGGCAGCTTTTATCCTCAGCTAACGGAGACAAAAGAGCGTGACGGGCGCGGCCAATCAACGGGGCGCGGGGGCGGGCTTGCCGCGCAGCCTAGGGCCGGATACAAATGTGCGCCCGCGGTGGAGGGTGGCGATAAGCAGCAGGTCCCCGTGAGGTCAAGTGCGACTTGGTTGTGGGAACTGGAGGAGTTTTCTCGagtcttcccttctccctctctctttcggCTCAACTTTGGGTCTTGGAGCCAGGTGCATTAAACATGAGGCGGAATCCAAATCAAATAAGCAATAAAAGTTCTTCACCTTTGTTTTGGGGGAGTGGAAAATAAAAGCGTTAGCGTTTTCTTTGTGCAAATACCTtgcacagacttttttttttttaactgtgaagGAGGTGACAATACTGCGTCCATTTAACAGTGAGGGGACTTGGGCCCTCAGACTCTTTAACCAATACTCACTAAAGGATGTGTGCAAGGCTGGCTGCCTCAATCATTTTGGGGtgcttgttggaaatgcagattcctgggcctggCCTGTGGGAGATTCTGACTTACTAGGGCtagagttggggggtggggttgtattttttttaattggcgtTTAGTTTCTATACgatgctatgttagtttctgctgtacaacagagtgaatcagttatacatatatcacctcttcATCACCAGAGTagtgagtagggttccctgtgttacacagcaggatCTCATcagttgtctgttttatacatgctgctgctactgctaagtcatttcagtcatgtccgactcctagcgaccccatggactgcagcctaccaggctcctccatccatgggattttccaggcaagagtactggagtggggtgccattgccttctccatagtagtgtatatatgtcaatcccaatctcccagttcatggCCCCTCCTATCCCGGCTTGGTGTCCATCCatttgttctgtacatctgtatctctatttctactttttaggggggaaaaaaagcactgcATTTGTTTCAGAGGTGTCAAGAGGATGCTTCCAACAtatctctggaaggactgatgctgaagctgaagctccaatacttcggccacctgatgtgaacagccagatcattggaaaagactctgatgctgggaaagatagaagtcaggaggagaaggggacaacagaggatgagatggttggatggcatcactgactcaatggacatgcctTTAAGCTAGTTCCAgcagatggtgaaagacagggaagcctggcatgctgcagtccatggggttgcaaagcatacCTATGCTGACATGCAACAACAGAGCAGATATTCTTTCTGGGGTCCATGATCTTCCTGAAATTGTTTGCAAagattttggactctgttggagaaggcaatggtgacccactccagtactcttgcctggagactcccatggatggaggagcttggtaggctgcagttcatggggtctcgaagagtcggacatgactgagcggcttcactttcacttttcactttcatgcattgcagaaggaaatggcaacccactccaatgttcttgcctagagaatctcggggatgggggagcctggtgggctgccctctctgcggttgcacagagtcggacacaactgaaacaacttagcagcagcagcagcagcagcaggagactgaatgaaagtgaaagtgaagtcgctcagtcgtgtccgactccttgtgaccccatggactgtagcccaccaggctcctccatccatgggattctccaggcaagaggactggagtgggttgccattgcttctccaggagatcttcccatcccagggattgaaccccggtctcccacattgtaggcagatgctttaccatctaagccaccagggaagtccacccaaATATATCAAGGCCTAAGCGCTGGAATCTTCAAATGTTACCTTATAAAGTGAAAGAGTCTTTactgttcagttctgttcagttcagttcagtcactcagtcatgtccaactctttgcaactccatggactgcagcacaccaggtttccctgtccatcaccaactcccagagcttgctcaaactcatgtccatccagtcagtgataccatccaaccatctcatcctctgtcgttcccttctcctcctgccttcaatctttcccaggatcagggtcttttccaatgagtcagttcttcacatcaggtggccaaagtattggagcttcagctttagcatcagtccttccaatgaatattcaggactgatttcctttaggattaactggtttgatcttgcagtccaagggaccctcaagagtcttctccaatgccacagtttaaaagcatcaagtttttgatgctcagcattctttatggtccaactctcacatccacacatgactactggaaaaatcatagctttaactagacagacctgtgttgacaaagtaatgtctgctttttattaacttgtctaggttggtcataacttttctcccaaggagcaagtgtcttttaatttcatgactgcagtcaccatctacagtgattttggagtccaagaatgtaaagtctgtcactatttccattgtttccccatctatttgtcatgaagtgatgggactaggtgccttgatcttcatttttgaatgttgacttttaagtcagctttttcactctcttctttaactttcatcaaggggctctttagttcctccttgctttctgccacgagagtggtatcatctgcatatttgaagttattgatatttctcccagcaatcttcattccagcttgtgcttcaaccagcccagcatgtcatatgatgtactctgaatataagttaaataagcagggtgacaatatacagccttgctcctttcccaatatggaaccaatctgttgttccatgtctggttctaactgttgcttcttgacctgcatacaggtttctcaggaggcaggtaaggtggcctggtattcccacctctgtaagaattttctacagtttcttgtgatccacacagttaaaggctttggcatagtcaataaagcagaagtagatatttttctggaactctcttgcttttaccatgatccagtggatgttggcaactttacctctgatttctctgcctttctaaatccatgttgaacatctggaagttctcagttcatgtactattgaagcctagcttggagaattttgagcattactttgctagtgtgtgagatgaatgcaattgtgcagcagttcaaacagtctttggcattgcttttctttgggattgaaatgaacactgaccttttccagtcctgtggccactgctgacttccaaatttgctggcatattgaatgcagcactttcacagcatcatcgtttaggatttgaaatagctcagctgggattccatcacctccactagctttgtttgcagtgatgcttcctaaggcccacttgactttgcactccaggaggtctggttctaggtgagttatcacaccatcgtggttatctgttttgtatagttcttccgtgtagtcttgccacctcttcttagtattttctgcttctgttaggtctataccatttctgtcctctattgtacccatctttgcatgaaatgttcccttggtatcttctaattttcttgaagagatctctagtctttctcattctgttgttttcctctatttctttgcactgatcactgaggacggctttcttatctctccttgctattccttggaactctgcattcagatgggtatttctttcctttccttctttgcctttagcttctcttctattctcaaCTATTTGTGAGGCCTTAttagacaaccgttttgcctttttgcatttctttttcttggagatggtcttgattactgcctcctgtataatgtcacgaacctccatccacagttcttcaggcactctatcagatctaatcccttgaatctatttgtcattgcattgtataatcgtaagggatttgatttagctcatacctgaatggtctagtgttttcccctactttcttcaatttaagtctgaattttgcaataaggagttcatgatctgagccacagtgaattcccagtcttgtttttgctgactatataagagcttctccatcttcagctgcaaagaatataatcaatctggttttggtattgaccatctggtgatgtccatgtgtagaatcgtttcttgtgttgttggaagagggcatttgctatgacctgtgcgttcttttggcaaaactcttttagcctttgccctgcttcattttgttctccaagaacaaacttgcctgttactccagatatctcttgacttcctacttttgcattccagtctgctgtga
The genomic region above belongs to Ovis canadensis isolate MfBH-ARS-UI-01 breed Bighorn chromosome X, ARS-UI_OviCan_v2, whole genome shotgun sequence and contains:
- the ZCCHC12 gene encoding zinc finger CCHC domain-containing protein 12, with amino-acid sequence MTSIIARVGNSRRQNASLPPWAHSMLRSLERSLGPLMAILAERNLKLFSGRVVPAQGEETFENWLIQVNEVLPDWNMSEEEKLRRLIKTLRGPAREVMLLLQAANPNLSVADFLHAMKLVFGESESSVTAHSKFFNTLQAQGEKASLYVIRLEVQLQNAIQAGIIAQKDANQSRLHQFLLGAELNGDLRFRLKNLLRMYANEQERLPSFLELIRMIREEEDWDDTFIKQKRAKRSESVVARATSPVAFGGSPRIVIDNKDCNVIEIDDTPDDSDEDVILVGESQDLPLSFSDSSPPRRRARPQDQVLIIDSPNNSQLPSPCTSGGSGYKNDGPGNMRRTRKRKHTIRCSYCGEEGHSKETCDNESNKAQIFENLIITLQELAHTEERSREAPVEPSDPFEQ